A genomic window from Xyrauchen texanus isolate HMW12.3.18 chromosome 31, RBS_HiC_50CHRs, whole genome shotgun sequence includes:
- the LOC127624808 gene encoding rho GTPase-activating protein 24-like isoform X2 — MRVCLSQWLLTNLRDRHTPSRNCQGGERERMTANHETYLLMASTQNDMEDWVKSIRRVIWAPFGGGIFGQKLEETVRYERRYGNKMAPMLVEQCVDFIRRWGLREEGLFRLPGQANLVKELQDAFDCGEKPSFDCNTDVHTVASLLKLYLRELPEPVIHFCKYDEFLACTKLLSKDQDAGRKELRRHVESLPLVNYNLLKYICKFLDEVQSYSGVNKMSVQNLATVFGPNILRPKVEDPVTIMEGTVLVQQLMAVLIGQHDFLFPPEEDHTSTLELVNNNNNELQKQPMNCQQQNKENNNTAGIRQCTWDTPESPSRVPLDNGSPRLGSPRNSFIGPRFEVTRSPPLTVKKNPAFSKGSGIVTNGSFSSSSSSSGDANQEKSQTLPNTCTLQTRRAGAMKGLGTKMGVLNGVVRMGVSSTDGTNGTLNGHNGLWMPNGHVAMREGKARDTEHQQNRLSTYDNVHIQQQTQQMQPSLSSSCEDKQSVDSATWSTSSCEISLPENSTSCRSSTTTCPEQDFFGSNFEDPLLDGPVQEDNGLVPEDKEQSTSNGGGRGSRGTSSSENSETAFAVINGPTNHSALHSLVASLKQEMLKQKNEYEARIKSLEHRNLELETVMANLHEELDQEKKKYTMVEIKLRNAERAKEDAEKRNEMLQKEMEQFFSTFGDLTADPRRPDRANTIWIQ; from the exons GGGGCGAAAGGGAGCGGATGACAGCCAACCATGAGACGTACCTACTTATGGCCAGTACACAGAATGACATGGAGGATTGGGTGAAGAGCATCCGCAGGGTGATATGGGCTCCATTTGGAGGAG GAATCTTTGGTCAAAAGTTGGAAGAGACGGTTCGATACGAGCGTCGCTATGGAAACAAAATGGCACCCATGCTGGTGGAGCAGTGTGTGGACTTCATCCGGCGATGGGGATTAAGAGAGGAAGGGCTTTTCCGTCTGCCTGGACAGGCCAACCTTGTCAAAGAGCTCCAGGATGCTTTTGACTGTGGAGAGAAGCCATCTTTTGACTG TAATACAGATGTACACACGGTAGCCTCCTTGCTGAAGCTGTACTTGAGAGAGCTTCCTGAGCCCGTCATTCATTTCTGTAAATACGACGAGTTTCTGGCCTGCACCAAACTCCTCAGCAAAGACCAGGATGCA GGAAGGAAGGAATTAAGAAGGCATGTGGAAAGTCTTCCACTGGTGAACTACAATTTGCTTAAATACATATGCAA gTTTTTGGATGAGGTGCAGTCATACTCAGGGGTCAATAAAATGAGTGTACAAAATCTGGCGACAGTCTTCGGGCCAAATATATTGAGGCCAAAGGTCGAGGACCCAGTGACTATAATGGAAG GCACAGTTCTGGTCCAACAGCTAATGGCCGTTCTGATTGGTCAGCACGATTTTCTTTTCCCACCCGAAGAGGACCATACTAGCACTCTGGAATTggtcaataacaacaacaatgagCTGCAAAAACAACCAATGAATTgtcaacaacaaaacaaagaGAACAACAACACTGCTGGCATACGACAATGCACCTGGGACACTCCCGAATCACCCAGCCGGGTGCCATTGGACAATGGCTCTCCCCGCCTGGGAAGCCCTCGTAATAGTTTTATAGGTCCACGATTCGAGGTAACCCGTAGTCCGCCGCTTACGGTGAAAAAGAACCCAGCGTTCAGTAAAGGCAGTGGAATTGTCACTAACGGCTCCTTCAGCTCATCATCTTCTTCCTCAGGCGACGCCAATCAAGAGAAGAGCCAGACTTTGCCCAACACGTGTACCCTGCAGACCCGACGGGCAGGTGCGATGAAAGGCTTGGGCACCAAGATGGGGGTTCTGAATGGTGTTGTGCGAATGGGCGTGTCCAGCACGGATGGGACGAATGGGACTCTAAATGGGCATAATGGACTCTGGATGCCCAATGGTCATGTCGCAATGCGTGAGGGGAAAGCACGAGACACAGAGCACCAGCAGAATCGCTTGTCCACATACGACAACGTCCATATCCAGCAGCAGACACAACAGATGCAGCCCAGTCTCAGCAGCAGCTGTGAGGACAAGCAGAGCGTGGACAGCGCCACCTGGTCCACATCATCTTGTGAGATCTCTCTGCCAGAGAACTCCACCTCTTGTCGCTCTTCCACAACAACTTGTCCAGAGCAGGACTTCTTTGGCAGCAATTTTGAGGACCCGTTGTTGGACGGGCCGGTACAGGAGGACAACGGACTGGTACCAGAGGACAAGGAGCAGAGTACCAGTAACGGAGGAGGTCGGGGGAGCAGAGGAACAAGCAGTAGTGAAAACAGTGAAACGGCATTTGCTGTAATCAATGGACCGACCAATCACAGTGCACTGCACAGCCTGGTGGCCAGCCTCAAACAGGAAATGCTCAAGCAGAAGAATGAATATGAGGCCAGAATCAAGAG TCTGGAACATCGTAATCTAGAGTTGGAGACAGTGATGGCGAATCTCCATGAAGAGTTGGACCAGGAGAAGAAGAAATACACCATGGTGGAGATCAAGCTGAGAAACGCTGAGCGAGCCAAGGAAGATGCAGAGAAGAGAAACGAAATGCTACAAAAAGAGATGGAGCAGTTCTTCTCCACTTTTGGAGATCTGACTGCAGACCCACGACGACCTGATAGAGCCAACACCATCTGGATCCAGTGA
- the LOC127624808 gene encoding rho GTPase-activating protein 24-like isoform X4 translates to MTANHETYLLMASTQNDMEDWVKSIRRVIWAPFGGGIFGQKLEETVRYERRYGNKMAPMLVEQCVDFIRRWGLREEGLFRLPGQANLVKELQDAFDCGEKPSFDCNTDVHTVASLLKLYLRELPEPVIHFCKYDEFLACTKLLSKDQDAGRKELRRHVESLPLVNYNLLKYICKFLDEVQSYSGVNKMSVQNLATVFGPNILRPKVEDPVTIMEGTVLVQQLMAVLIGQHDFLFPPEEDHTSTLELVNNNNNELQKQPMNCQQQNKENNNTAGIRQCTWDTPESPSRVPLDNGSPRLGSPRNSFIGPRFEVTRSPPLTVKKNPAFSKGSGIVTNGSFSSSSSSSGDANQEKSQTLPNTCTLQTRRAGAMKGLGTKMGVLNGVVRMGVSSTDGTNGTLNGHNGLWMPNGHVAMREGKARDTEHQQNRLSTYDNVHIQQQTQQMQPSLSSSCEDKQSVDSATWSTSSCEISLPENSTSCRSSTTTCPEQDFFGSNFEDPLLDGPVQEDNGLVPEDKEQSTSNGGGRGSRGTSSSENSETAFAVINGPTNHSALHSLVASLKQEMLKQKNEYEARIKSLEHRNLELETVMANLHEELDQEKKKYTMVEIKLRNAERAKEDAEKRNEMLQKEMEQFFSTFGDLTADPRRPDRANTIWIQ, encoded by the exons ATGACAGCCAACCATGAGACGTACCTACTTATGGCCAGTACACAGAATGACATGGAGGATTGGGTGAAGAGCATCCGCAGGGTGATATGGGCTCCATTTGGAGGAG GAATCTTTGGTCAAAAGTTGGAAGAGACGGTTCGATACGAGCGTCGCTATGGAAACAAAATGGCACCCATGCTGGTGGAGCAGTGTGTGGACTTCATCCGGCGATGGGGATTAAGAGAGGAAGGGCTTTTCCGTCTGCCTGGACAGGCCAACCTTGTCAAAGAGCTCCAGGATGCTTTTGACTGTGGAGAGAAGCCATCTTTTGACTG TAATACAGATGTACACACGGTAGCCTCCTTGCTGAAGCTGTACTTGAGAGAGCTTCCTGAGCCCGTCATTCATTTCTGTAAATACGACGAGTTTCTGGCCTGCACCAAACTCCTCAGCAAAGACCAGGATGCA GGAAGGAAGGAATTAAGAAGGCATGTGGAAAGTCTTCCACTGGTGAACTACAATTTGCTTAAATACATATGCAA gTTTTTGGATGAGGTGCAGTCATACTCAGGGGTCAATAAAATGAGTGTACAAAATCTGGCGACAGTCTTCGGGCCAAATATATTGAGGCCAAAGGTCGAGGACCCAGTGACTATAATGGAAG GCACAGTTCTGGTCCAACAGCTAATGGCCGTTCTGATTGGTCAGCACGATTTTCTTTTCCCACCCGAAGAGGACCATACTAGCACTCTGGAATTggtcaataacaacaacaatgagCTGCAAAAACAACCAATGAATTgtcaacaacaaaacaaagaGAACAACAACACTGCTGGCATACGACAATGCACCTGGGACACTCCCGAATCACCCAGCCGGGTGCCATTGGACAATGGCTCTCCCCGCCTGGGAAGCCCTCGTAATAGTTTTATAGGTCCACGATTCGAGGTAACCCGTAGTCCGCCGCTTACGGTGAAAAAGAACCCAGCGTTCAGTAAAGGCAGTGGAATTGTCACTAACGGCTCCTTCAGCTCATCATCTTCTTCCTCAGGCGACGCCAATCAAGAGAAGAGCCAGACTTTGCCCAACACGTGTACCCTGCAGACCCGACGGGCAGGTGCGATGAAAGGCTTGGGCACCAAGATGGGGGTTCTGAATGGTGTTGTGCGAATGGGCGTGTCCAGCACGGATGGGACGAATGGGACTCTAAATGGGCATAATGGACTCTGGATGCCCAATGGTCATGTCGCAATGCGTGAGGGGAAAGCACGAGACACAGAGCACCAGCAGAATCGCTTGTCCACATACGACAACGTCCATATCCAGCAGCAGACACAACAGATGCAGCCCAGTCTCAGCAGCAGCTGTGAGGACAAGCAGAGCGTGGACAGCGCCACCTGGTCCACATCATCTTGTGAGATCTCTCTGCCAGAGAACTCCACCTCTTGTCGCTCTTCCACAACAACTTGTCCAGAGCAGGACTTCTTTGGCAGCAATTTTGAGGACCCGTTGTTGGACGGGCCGGTACAGGAGGACAACGGACTGGTACCAGAGGACAAGGAGCAGAGTACCAGTAACGGAGGAGGTCGGGGGAGCAGAGGAACAAGCAGTAGTGAAAACAGTGAAACGGCATTTGCTGTAATCAATGGACCGACCAATCACAGTGCACTGCACAGCCTGGTGGCCAGCCTCAAACAGGAAATGCTCAAGCAGAAGAATGAATATGAGGCCAGAATCAAGAG TCTGGAACATCGTAATCTAGAGTTGGAGACAGTGATGGCGAATCTCCATGAAGAGTTGGACCAGGAGAAGAAGAAATACACCATGGTGGAGATCAAGCTGAGAAACGCTGAGCGAGCCAAGGAAGATGCAGAGAAGAGAAACGAAATGCTACAAAAAGAGATGGAGCAGTTCTTCTCCACTTTTGGAGATCTGACTGCAGACCCACGACGACCTGATAGAGCCAACACCATCTGGATCCAGTGA
- the LOC127624808 gene encoding rho GTPase-activating protein 24-like isoform X3, with product MEVVQQGGHQLSPFRISECLSSSAGGERERMTANHETYLLMASTQNDMEDWVKSIRRVIWAPFGGGIFGQKLEETVRYERRYGNKMAPMLVEQCVDFIRRWGLREEGLFRLPGQANLVKELQDAFDCGEKPSFDCNTDVHTVASLLKLYLRELPEPVIHFCKYDEFLACTKLLSKDQDAGRKELRRHVESLPLVNYNLLKYICKFLDEVQSYSGVNKMSVQNLATVFGPNILRPKVEDPVTIMEGTVLVQQLMAVLIGQHDFLFPPEEDHTSTLELVNNNNNELQKQPMNCQQQNKENNNTAGIRQCTWDTPESPSRVPLDNGSPRLGSPRNSFIGPRFEVTRSPPLTVKKNPAFSKGSGIVTNGSFSSSSSSSGDANQEKSQTLPNTCTLQTRRAGAMKGLGTKMGVLNGVVRMGVSSTDGTNGTLNGHNGLWMPNGHVAMREGKARDTEHQQNRLSTYDNVHIQQQTQQMQPSLSSSCEDKQSVDSATWSTSSCEISLPENSTSCRSSTTTCPEQDFFGSNFEDPLLDGPVQEDNGLVPEDKEQSTSNGGGRGSRGTSSSENSETAFAVINGPTNHSALHSLVASLKQEMLKQKNEYEARIKSLEHRNLELETVMANLHEELDQEKKKYTMVEIKLRNAERAKEDAEKRNEMLQKEMEQFFSTFGDLTADPRRPDRANTIWIQ from the exons GGGGCGAAAGGGAGCGGATGACAGCCAACCATGAGACGTACCTACTTATGGCCAGTACACAGAATGACATGGAGGATTGGGTGAAGAGCATCCGCAGGGTGATATGGGCTCCATTTGGAGGAG GAATCTTTGGTCAAAAGTTGGAAGAGACGGTTCGATACGAGCGTCGCTATGGAAACAAAATGGCACCCATGCTGGTGGAGCAGTGTGTGGACTTCATCCGGCGATGGGGATTAAGAGAGGAAGGGCTTTTCCGTCTGCCTGGACAGGCCAACCTTGTCAAAGAGCTCCAGGATGCTTTTGACTGTGGAGAGAAGCCATCTTTTGACTG TAATACAGATGTACACACGGTAGCCTCCTTGCTGAAGCTGTACTTGAGAGAGCTTCCTGAGCCCGTCATTCATTTCTGTAAATACGACGAGTTTCTGGCCTGCACCAAACTCCTCAGCAAAGACCAGGATGCA GGAAGGAAGGAATTAAGAAGGCATGTGGAAAGTCTTCCACTGGTGAACTACAATTTGCTTAAATACATATGCAA gTTTTTGGATGAGGTGCAGTCATACTCAGGGGTCAATAAAATGAGTGTACAAAATCTGGCGACAGTCTTCGGGCCAAATATATTGAGGCCAAAGGTCGAGGACCCAGTGACTATAATGGAAG GCACAGTTCTGGTCCAACAGCTAATGGCCGTTCTGATTGGTCAGCACGATTTTCTTTTCCCACCCGAAGAGGACCATACTAGCACTCTGGAATTggtcaataacaacaacaatgagCTGCAAAAACAACCAATGAATTgtcaacaacaaaacaaagaGAACAACAACACTGCTGGCATACGACAATGCACCTGGGACACTCCCGAATCACCCAGCCGGGTGCCATTGGACAATGGCTCTCCCCGCCTGGGAAGCCCTCGTAATAGTTTTATAGGTCCACGATTCGAGGTAACCCGTAGTCCGCCGCTTACGGTGAAAAAGAACCCAGCGTTCAGTAAAGGCAGTGGAATTGTCACTAACGGCTCCTTCAGCTCATCATCTTCTTCCTCAGGCGACGCCAATCAAGAGAAGAGCCAGACTTTGCCCAACACGTGTACCCTGCAGACCCGACGGGCAGGTGCGATGAAAGGCTTGGGCACCAAGATGGGGGTTCTGAATGGTGTTGTGCGAATGGGCGTGTCCAGCACGGATGGGACGAATGGGACTCTAAATGGGCATAATGGACTCTGGATGCCCAATGGTCATGTCGCAATGCGTGAGGGGAAAGCACGAGACACAGAGCACCAGCAGAATCGCTTGTCCACATACGACAACGTCCATATCCAGCAGCAGACACAACAGATGCAGCCCAGTCTCAGCAGCAGCTGTGAGGACAAGCAGAGCGTGGACAGCGCCACCTGGTCCACATCATCTTGTGAGATCTCTCTGCCAGAGAACTCCACCTCTTGTCGCTCTTCCACAACAACTTGTCCAGAGCAGGACTTCTTTGGCAGCAATTTTGAGGACCCGTTGTTGGACGGGCCGGTACAGGAGGACAACGGACTGGTACCAGAGGACAAGGAGCAGAGTACCAGTAACGGAGGAGGTCGGGGGAGCAGAGGAACAAGCAGTAGTGAAAACAGTGAAACGGCATTTGCTGTAATCAATGGACCGACCAATCACAGTGCACTGCACAGCCTGGTGGCCAGCCTCAAACAGGAAATGCTCAAGCAGAAGAATGAATATGAGGCCAGAATCAAGAG TCTGGAACATCGTAATCTAGAGTTGGAGACAGTGATGGCGAATCTCCATGAAGAGTTGGACCAGGAGAAGAAGAAATACACCATGGTGGAGATCAAGCTGAGAAACGCTGAGCGAGCCAAGGAAGATGCAGAGAAGAGAAACGAAATGCTACAAAAAGAGATGGAGCAGTTCTTCTCCACTTTTGGAGATCTGACTGCAGACCCACGACGACCTGATAGAGCCAACACCATCTGGATCCAGTGA